TCAGATAGGTTCAATCATGATAGGGCAGCAATCACAAATATCTGACGACTCCAATACAGGAAGAATTGTCATGGTCGGAGCCGCTATTCCCGAAGATGTTATGGAGGCTGTCATAAAGGCAGATCCTGCGCCTGAAATCCAGACGCATAAACTGTCGTGGGCGATCATTCACGGCATCGAAAGCACGGGAGAGGTGTTGGATCTGCTTTCCACTGTCGCTATCAAGGACTATCCTAAGTCAGATTGGCTTTGGTCTGGATATCGAAAATGGGATCGGGGTAATGGTAGTGATAACAGGTTGATCCCTTTTATTAATATACTCGGTTTGAAACAAATAACGCGATTTCTTGGTTGCTTTGCAATGCTCGTCCGATGGTCGGTTGCCCACCGAGGACAAAAACGACATGTAATTCTTTACGGTCTTATCAGCGCACACTTATATGCCGTGCGGTGTGTGAAGTGGATGCTACCCATAAAAGCAACAATTCTCGTAACTGATCTTCCGGGCTTGGCCGCTAGTTGTGAGCCATGGTGGAAAGGCCGTTTGCGATCAATAGATCGGCGCATGGTATATAATGCAGTTCATGTGGCCGACGGGTTAATAGTTCTCGCGCAACAGATTGCCGAGCACTTGTCGCTTAAGATTCCATATATTGTAATGGAAGGGATTGTCTCCGGCGAGGCCGAGAAACTTTTGCAGTTAACACCACAACAAAGTAATAAGGGCGAGAAATTTATTGTGCTTTATGCTGGTGCCCTTGGTCGGAACTATGGGATTCCCATGTTGCTGGACGCCTTCTCGAAATTGCCCGCTGAAAACTTTCAATTATGGCTATTTGGACGAGGAGATATGTATGAGGAGATAAGATGCCGGGCACAACAAGATTCCCGCATTTATCTTTCGGAAATAGTCATTTCAACAGAGGAACTCTTACAGAGGACTCAGCAAGCAACAGTTTTAATTAATCCGCGTCCAACTAAAGAAATATTCGCTCGTTACTCCTTTCCATCAAAGATATTGGAATATATGGCAGCGGGGCGACCTGTTATTAGTACTCGACTATTAACTATTCCTGAGGAGTATGAATCATATTTAATATGGCTCGACCAAGAGACGCCGGAAGGGTTGGCGGATCTTTTGCGCCAACTGCGGGAACAGCCGAGGGAGCAACTTGATTTTCTGGGGCGATGTGGGCGAGACTTTGTTATGGAAGAAAAAAGCATCATGAAGCAGGGCGAACGGATCGCAGCGTTTATAAAATTTGTTAATTCTTGCGGCAAAGACGAACAAACTTTCATCAATTAACACAAACTGAAGGCAATTATGTTCAGTGCAAAAACACTTCTTATAACGGGTGGTACAGGGACTTTTGGAAATGCGGTATTAAAGGGATTCCTTCATACGGATATAAAAGAGATTCGCGTATTCTCGCGAGATGAGAAGAAGCAGGATGACATGCGCAAGCAGTATGCCAATCCTAAACTTAGGTTTTACATCGGGGATGTGCGGAATGCGGATAGTGTGCGAGATGCAGTAGAAGGCATTGACTTCATTTTCCACGCCGCCGCCCTGAAACAAGTTCCATCCTGTGAATTCTTCCCTGTCGAAGCGCTTCGCACAAACGCTCTAGGTACCCATAACGTGCTGACGCAGGCTACTGCTGCTGGAGTTAAGCGGGTTGTGGTGCTGAGCACAGATAAAGCAGTCTATCCGATCAATGCCATGGGTATTTCCAAAGCAATGATGGAGAAGATTGCTGTCGCAC
The bacterium DNA segment above includes these coding regions:
- a CDS encoding glycosyltransferase: MVGAAIPEDVMEAVIKADPAPEIQTHKLSWAIIHGIESTGEVLDLLSTVAIKDYPKSDWLWSGYRKWDRGNGSDNRLIPFINILGLKQITRFLGCFAMLVRWSVAHRGQKRHVILYGLISAHLYAVRCVKWMLPIKATILVTDLPGLAASCEPWWKGRLRSIDRRMVYNAVHVADGLIVLAQQIAEHLSLKIPYIVMEGIVSGEAEKLLQLTPQQSNKGEKFIVLYAGALGRNYGIPMLLDAFSKLPAENFQLWLFGRGDMYEEIRCRAQQDSRIYLSEIVISTEELLQRTQQATVLINPRPTKEIFARYSFPSKILEYMAAGRPVISTRLLTIPEEYESYLIWLDQETPEGLADLLRQLREQPREQLDFLGRCGRDFVMEEKSIMKQGERIAAFIKFVNSCGKDEQTFIN